GTACGGATTATAAACTACACATTCCTGTGATGGTGAAAGAAGTAATTGAACTTCTTGATCCATCACCTGATGGAGTTTATGTTGATGCTACTTTAGGTTGCGCAGGTCATTCAATGGAAATACTTAAAAAGCTTGGTTTAAATGGAAGATTAATTGGTATTGATAGAGATGAGACCGCAATTGAGATATCAAAGGATTTGCTCAATGATTCAAGAGTAATTTTGAAAAAGGCAAAATTCTCTCAATTGTTGGAGGTTTTAAAAGAATTAAATATTGACAGAATTGATGGAATTATTTTTGATCTCGGAGTTTCAATGTTACAGCTAAAGGATTTTTCAAGGGGTTTCAGTTTTTATTCTGAGAATAATCTTGATATGAGAATGGACCAGACTGATTCCTTAACTGCCTGGTATGTTGTCAACAAATACCCTGAAAAGGAGCTTGAGAGAATTCTAAGAGAGTACGGTGATGAACCATTTGCAAGAAGAATAACAAAAGAAATTGTAAGACAGAGAAGCAAAAAAACAATTGATACCTGCAAGGAACTGGCAGAACTTGTAAAGAGGGTTGTACCAAGACATGGTAAACTTCATCCTGCAACTCAGGTTTTTCAGGCATTAAGAATTGAAGTAAATAAGGAAATTGAAGAACTAAAAGCAGGACTTTCTCAGGCAGTTGAGTTATTGAAAAAAGGTGGAAGAATATGTGTTATCTCTTATCATTCAGGTGAAGACAGGATTGTAAAGAACTTTTTTAAAGAAAAGGAAAAAGAAGGGATAATTAGAGTTTTTACTAAAAAACCCATTTTACCATCTCTTGAAGAAGTTTTTAGAAATCCATCCTCAAGAAGTGCGAGGCTAAGAGGAGGTGAAAAACTATGAAATATGTTGTATCAATAATTTTAGTGTTATTTTCAGTTTTTGCAATTTTGTGGATGAGGTCAAATATAATTGCCTTAGAGTATAGATTAAGTAATCTTGAAGAGAAAAAAAAGATATTGCTCAGAGAAAATAGAAATTTACTTGCTCAAAAGGCAAGTTTGACTTCTTTTGCAAAAATTAGCAGGACCGATGATTGTTTTTTGGTACTCCCTGACAGGAAAAAAGTAGTATATATCGATGGAAAACCTGAAATTCTGATAAAGACAGCAAGCTTTAAAAAGAACCAATGATGAATAAAAGACTTCTTTTCATAAAGATAATTCTTTCAATGTGCTTTGTTATTGTCATTTTCCGTCTTGGTTTAATAATGTTTGTAGAACATGAGGCTTATTTTGCAAAAGCAAAAATTCAGCAAATAAAAAAAGAAGAAATTATGCCAAAAAGAGGAAACATATATGATAGGATGGGCAGGGAATTGGCAATTTCTCTTGAAAAGGACTCATTATTTGTTGATCCTGTATCTTTAAAATCCTTTCAGACAGTTAATCTTTTAAAACACTATGTGAACGTTGATGAAGAGCAGATAGAAAAGCTGGCAGAAAAGAGAATAAGATTTTTATGGCTTAAAAGAAAGATAGATTCTGACCTGTCGGAAAAGATAAAATCTTTGAAAGTTGAAGGGGTCGGTGTCATCACAGAGGGAGCAAGATTTTATCCAAAAGGTTTTTTAGCTTCTCATGTGCTTGGTTTTGTGAATGTTGATGAACAGGGTATGGAGGGATTGGAAAGGCAGTATGATAAATATCTAAGAGCAGAAAGGACTTTGAAAACAGTTTCAGTAGATGCAAAGGGAAAGAAACTCTCTGATGGAAGTGTTGGAGATGTAAAAGGAAATGATCTCTTTTTAACAATTGATGAAGGACTGCAATACATAGTTGAAAAACATATCGATGAGGCTGTCAAAAAATGGCAGGCTTCCTCTGCTACTGTAATAATGATGGATCCCTTTACAGGAGAGATTCTTGCTCTAGCAAACAGACCGACTTATGATCCAAATAATTTAAAATCCATAAAAAATATTGGTATAATAAGAAATCGTGCCATAACAGACCTGTACGAACCAGGTTCAACATTTAAGATAGTTACAGCAACTGCAGCACTTGAAGAAGGTATTGTAAAGCCCTATACAAAGTTTGATTGTTCTCAGGGATACATAGAAGTAGGGGGTAAAAAAATAAAAGATGTTCATAGAAACGGAGTTCTTACTTTTGAAGAAGTTATTCAGAAGTCTTCGAATGTTGGAACAATAAAGATAGCAATGATGCTTGGAAGGGAAAAACTTTATCAGTTTATAAAAAAATTTGGATTCGGAGAAAAAACAGGTATAGATCTTCCTGGAGAAATCTCTGGTTATGTAAGACCCATTCAAAAATGGTCTGGTACATCAATAGGAGCTATTCCAATTGGACAGGAGGTAGGGGTTACAGCATTGCAAATTCTTAGAGCCTATTCGGCAATTGCAAATGGAGGTTATCTTGTCAAACCATTTGTGGTTTCTGAAGTACACTCACCTGACGGAAATATTTTATATAAAAGTGTCATTCATAGAGAAAAAATTATCTCTGATAAAACAGCTAAAATAATGAGAGAAATTCTCAAAAAAGTTACTCAAGAGGGCGGAACTGCTACCCAGGCAAAGCTTGATGGTAACGATGTAGCAGGAAAGACTGGAACAGCTCAAAAATATGATCCTAAAACTCGCAGATACTCAAGAGACAGATTTGTAAGCTCCTTTGTAGGTTTTATTCCTGCAGACAATCCACGAATTGCCATGATAGTTGTAATTCATGATCCAAAAGGTGCACATTATGGAGGTGTTGTAGCAGCTCCTGTATTTAAAGCAATAGCTGATGAGGCATTATCTTATCTTAATGTTCCAAGAGATGATGCAAAACAAAAAGGGCTTGTAGTTACCTTTGATACGCAGACAACTACAAGGTTAACGGTAGCAAGACAATGATATTGAGAGAACTTTTAAGAGAAGATTTTCATGTCACTGGAAATATAGACAAGGAAATTACCCACATAAGCTATAATTCAAAGGATATAAAAGAAGCAAGTCTTTTT
The nucleotide sequence above comes from Thermodesulfovibrio aggregans. Encoded proteins:
- the rsmH gene encoding 16S rRNA (cytosine(1402)-N(4))-methyltransferase RsmH, encoding MVLLSTDYKLHIPVMVKEVIELLDPSPDGVYVDATLGCAGHSMEILKKLGLNGRLIGIDRDETAIEISKDLLNDSRVILKKAKFSQLLEVLKELNIDRIDGIIFDLGVSMLQLKDFSRGFSFYSENNLDMRMDQTDSLTAWYVVNKYPEKELERILREYGDEPFARRITKEIVRQRSKKTIDTCKELAELVKRVVPRHGKLHPATQVFQALRIEVNKEIEELKAGLSQAVELLKKGGRICVISYHSGEDRIVKNFFKEKEKEGIIRVFTKKPILPSLEEVFRNPSSRSARLRGGEKL
- a CDS encoding peptidoglycan D,D-transpeptidase FtsI family protein, with amino-acid sequence MNKRLLFIKIILSMCFVIVIFRLGLIMFVEHEAYFAKAKIQQIKKEEIMPKRGNIYDRMGRELAISLEKDSLFVDPVSLKSFQTVNLLKHYVNVDEEQIEKLAEKRIRFLWLKRKIDSDLSEKIKSLKVEGVGVITEGARFYPKGFLASHVLGFVNVDEQGMEGLERQYDKYLRAERTLKTVSVDAKGKKLSDGSVGDVKGNDLFLTIDEGLQYIVEKHIDEAVKKWQASSATVIMMDPFTGEILALANRPTYDPNNLKSIKNIGIIRNRAITDLYEPGSTFKIVTATAALEEGIVKPYTKFDCSQGYIEVGGKKIKDVHRNGVLTFEEVIQKSSNVGTIKIAMMLGREKLYQFIKKFGFGEKTGIDLPGEISGYVRPIQKWSGTSIGAIPIGQEVGVTALQILRAYSAIANGGYLVKPFVVSEVHSPDGNILYKSVIHREKIISDKTAKIMREILKKVTQEGGTATQAKLDGNDVAGKTGTAQKYDPKTRRYSRDRFVSSFVGFIPADNPRIAMIVVIHDPKGAHYGGVVAAPVFKAIADEALSYLNVPRDDAKQKGLVVTFDTQTTTRLTVARQ